The following coding sequences are from one Betaproteobacteria bacterium window:
- a CDS encoding aldo/keto reductase — translation MQKRKLGRSGLEVSSLAFGGNVFGWTADEATSMRLLDRFVDEGFNFIDTADTYSRWVPGNKGGESETIIGKWMKKSGKRDKVVIAAKVGMEMAPNKKGLSPAYIKRAVEDSLKRLQTDHIDLYQSHTDDAGTPLADTLGAYDALIKAGKVRVIGASNYSAERFEAALTVSNQHNLPRYESMQPNYNLYDRADFEARLREVCVRNNVGVISYFSLASGFLTGKYRSEADLAKSPRGQSVKKYLNERGYRILDALDSVAKETSSTPARVALAWLMAQPGITAPIASATSLPQLEDLFAATRLQLDAVKLARLDAAGR, via the coding sequence GATGCGCCTGCTTGACCGGTTTGTGGATGAAGGCTTCAACTTCATCGACACGGCCGACACGTATTCGCGCTGGGTCCCCGGCAACAAGGGCGGCGAATCGGAAACCATCATTGGCAAATGGATGAAGAAGAGCGGTAAGCGCGACAAGGTCGTCATCGCCGCCAAGGTCGGCATGGAGATGGCGCCGAACAAGAAGGGCCTCTCGCCCGCTTACATAAAGCGCGCCGTCGAGGATTCGCTCAAGCGCCTGCAGACCGACCATATCGACCTGTACCAGTCGCACACCGATGACGCGGGGACGCCGCTGGCGGACACGCTGGGCGCCTACGACGCGCTCATCAAGGCCGGCAAGGTCCGGGTCATCGGCGCCTCGAACTACAGCGCCGAACGCTTCGAGGCAGCGCTCACCGTGAGCAATCAGCACAATCTCCCGCGCTACGAGTCGATGCAACCGAACTACAACCTCTACGACCGTGCGGATTTCGAAGCCAGGCTGCGGGAGGTCTGCGTTCGCAACAACGTGGGCGTAATCAGCTACTTTTCTCTCGCGAGCGGCTTCCTGACGGGAAAATATCGTTCCGAAGCGGATCTCGCGAAAAGTCCGCGCGGGCAAAGCGTGAAGAAATACCTCAACGAGCGGGGCTACCGCATTCTCGACGCCCTGGACAGTGTTGCGAAGGAAACGTCGTCGACGCCGGCGCGCGTCGCGCTCGCCTGGCTGATGGCCCAGCCCGGAATCACGGCTCCGATTGCGAGCGCAACGTCCCTGCCCCAACTCGAAGATCTGTTCGCAGCCACCCGGCTGCAGCTCGATGCCGTCAAGCTCGCACGGCTCGACGCGGCGGGCCGTTGA